ATTAAACGTGGGCATACTCTGAAAGACTTAAAACAATATGAAACATTCGTACAACTAGAAATAGAACAAAGAGAAACAATATATAAAATAGAAGTTCCATATGTAATAGGAGCTGATGGAGCAAGAAGTAAAGTTCGTGAATTATCAAATATACCGTTTAATGGAACAAACACAACAACTACTGCTATATTAGGTGATGTTATTTTAGAAAATATACCAGATACTCCATTTTTATCTACTTCTAATATAAATGGGATATTAATGATGGTACCTATTACACCTGATGTATTTCGTTTTGCAATTGTTGATCCTAAGAATCAGACAATACCCGTTCATGTTGCTGTTACAGAAAAAGAGTTTATAGATAGTATTTATAGTATTACAGGTGAACATCTTCAAATTAAGAGCACAATATGGCTTTCTCGTTTTGGCAATGCAACCAAACTAGCAAATACTTATCAACATAAGCGTGTATTCTTAGCAGGGGATGCAGCACATATTCATTTCCCTGCTGGAGGACAAGGTTTGAATGTAGGCCTACAAGATGCTTTTAATATAGGCTGGAAATTAGGGCTCGCAATAAAACAAAAAAAATATGAAAGTCTATTAGAAAGTTATCATATTGAAAGACATGCTGTGGGAAAACAATTTTTCAAGGAAGTACAAGCGCAAGAACAATTAATGATAAACTTTTCAAACGCAGGAATGGAATTAAGGGATTTATTTTCGCACTTACTTACATATCCCGAGATAAATCACGATTTATCTGAAAGAGTAAGTGGGTTAGGGGTAATGTATTCATCGATGCACGATACAGAAAGACATCCATTGATAGGAAAAAGATGTACAAATCTCACTATTTCTTCTCTAAATAAGAAAAGTTATAAACTCTTTGAATTAATGAAAGATGGTAACTTTATTTTATTAATACACCCTTCTTATATAGATAAGATAAATAAAATGAATATTGATTCGCACATAAAGGTAGTTGTAGGAGAAATACAAGATTCTGAGTTAAAAAATATAGATACCATTTTGATTCGACCAGATGGTCACATTGCCGACATTGAGTATACCAAGATAGATAACTGGGAATATTCCTGAAAAACGATTATCAACCGTATTAGTGATACAATATAAATTCACTTTTATAAAACGAAAAGAATCCTATTTATTTAGGATTCTTTTCGTTTTGCCCATCTCACTATTTATAAAAACATGTCCACAAGGGAAAAATATTAAACTTACAGTTAACTATAAAATTCCGCTCTGATGTACTACAAAAAACTCCCACCTACATACTCTCATAATCAAAAATATTTTTCTCTATTTCATATAAAGTATGATAAGCATCCATAAAGATAAAGCACAAAGGATAGCAAGCACTATACGAGTAGATAGTACCCTTACTTCGAAATCGGTTTTCTTGGATGGTTCAGGATATGCAATTACATAAATCCCTTTTAATAGTGCGAGCCATGCAATAAGTGTAATGAGTCCCTGCCAATTAAGTGTCCAAACATTATGTAGGATAACAGTACCTAACCCAAGGAAAATTGATAGAAAGCCATATATAATTCCAAATCCTCTGTCTTCTACCACTAATTTTTCTTCTCTAATTTTAATTTATTAACAATGTAAGATACCAATGTATTCAATGGAGTAATAATAGTCTTAGATGTTTTATACTCAACTTGCTTAGATGCATCAACCATAGATAATTGAGCAACAGAGATAAATTTCTTTTCATCTTTAATGATTTGATTTAAGAACTTTGTAACTTCTTGGTTGTATTCTTTTTTTAATCCTTTCATTATCAATTCAAAAACACTATTTATGACAACAACCTCTAAATCTAAAGATTTTTGAAGGCTATTAGCATGATGTTTAAGACGTTCTACTGTGCCTTCAACAGTTGCAGGATTTGTAAAAACAATTGTCTGAGGTTGCTGTATATTGCATATGTAATCAAAGAAAGGTACATCAATTTTAATAATTGGCACTGATATTAAGTCTTGGTCTTCATGTAAAATTGCAATATAATTTGTACAAGTAATAAGGATAGCATCAACATTACATTGAGCAATCCATTCTATTTGCTCTTTAACTTTAAATTGAGCATCTGATTCTTGAAATTTTTCATTGGATGTAACCTGATACATTAATGCCGGGTCAACAAAATGGATTAATTCAATGTTAAATGAGGTAAGTGCCTTTTCTATATATTCTATATTTGAATAATGGGCATGTAAGCATCCTAACCTTTTTCTCAAATCCATTCCACCTTTATTATATTTTCGCTTATTCTATCAGTATGCGAATCCACGTGTCTACTGAAATTGAGACCTTTTCTTACATTCTATAAAATGCACCTTTAACTGAACAATTTATTTTCACTAAATAGTTCCTTAATTGATTTTTTTAATAAATAAGGTAACAAGTAATTTTGCAAAATCTAGGATGCAGAGGATTTAAGTTATATTTTTTTGCATATTGAGCATGTTGATCTTTCCACTTAGGAATTAAGCCTGTGTGGACTTACTTTGACTCCAGACCTATTGCTAGTTTGTCAAACGTTTAAGGTAATCAAAATTTATAAAGATAGCGTATAAATTGAAACCAAAACATTCTTCCTTTTATTACAGATATTAAAAAATATGGTATAAAAATTCCGTTTTATACCATATTTTCAAACAATTATTTTATTTATTAAGGAACTTTACTTCAGATCTTCACTTGTGTAAAAACCTTAAAAATTCTCTCCATAGAATTGCTTTCCTATCCTCTTCTTAATTTTGACGTCTAGAAATCAGCATTTAAACTAAACATGCTAATATTGATTTTGTGCGATTGTCAGTTACCTCATAATAAATTTCTAATCCTTTCCGAGTACCTGTAACCATTTTAGCAGCTTTTAGTTTAGATAAATGTTGACTAATTGTACTTTGAGGCATTTCCAAATCCCCATACATTGTTGTTACATTAGTAGGACCTTTTGCAAGCATTATTTTTACTAAAGATAGACGAACTGGATGCGCCAATACCTTTAACACCTCAGCGATTTCTTGAAACATTTCTTTTTTTTCTTTCATCTTATTTCTCCCCTTTTATATACATATTTATGTTATCCATATATATAATTCGAAGGTATATGCGTTTTTGTGTCCGTCATTTTAAAAAAATATAAAAAAACTTTAATCCGAAACTAAAAGATTAGCTTAACATAATGTCTCACTATTAATGATGAATAGGAATCTCGTTATAGAAACACCAGTTTTTATGCTACAACTCTACATTCAACTAACTAAAATCAATGAAAAAAAGAGCAGATAGTCTGCTCTCTTATGATGCCTCCTTATGTTCCGTGGAATGTTTAACACTCCCCATTCTCTTTAGTTTATTCCATCCTACCGCTACGCCTCGAATAGATGAGAATATAGATTTAATGACAACATAAGTCATAAATTGACGATAAATAAAGCGTTGTAAAATTAACCACACTAACGGTTTAGGGTCCTCTTTCTCTAATTTAAATGCAAACAGAGATGCAAAAAGGTCTAATAAAAAGAATACAAGATAAAACCCTAACACTTTTAGCGGATTGCTACCAAACAGCCCCATAATCATTAAAATATCTGCAAAAGGAGCAATGAATTGCAGAACATATTGGAATAACCACATGTTAGGCAATGCAATAAATCCTAACGTTTTATGTTTTGTATGAAACACTGCTTTTCGATGTTTCCAAAGACATTGGAGTGTACCATATGACCAACGATATCGCTGTTTAATGAGACTTTTCACATCTTCAGGTGATTCTGTAAAAGCATAGGCCTTTTCTTCATATACAATTTTATATCCTTGACGTAAAAATGTAATAGTAAGATCCGTATCTTCTGCTAATGTATCTTCGCTTAAATATCCAGATTCAACTACATTTTTTTTACGCCATGCTCCAATAGCTCCTGGAACTACTGTAATACAATTTAACTCATCAAAAGCTCTACGTTCTAAATTAAACCCGGTAATATACTCAACATGTTGCCAAGTAGTTAACAAGTTTCGTCTATTTCCCACTTTGACATTACCTGAAACTGCCGCTACATTCTGATTTTCAAAGTGTCTAATCATGAGAGAAATAGCGTCTTGCGCAATAATAGTATCCGCATCTAAAGTGACAATAATCTCTCCTCGAGATTGTTGAAACCCTAGGTTCATTGCCGATGATTTCCCGCCGTTTTCTTTCTGAATGAAACGAACTTTAGGGTGTTTATAAAATGTTTCTTGCATTACTTTTGACGTACCATCTGTCGATCCGTCATCCACAACAATAACTTCAAATTCTCCATACTTACTATCCAAAATTGAGCGAATTGTCTTAGCTATCACCTTTTCTTCATTATATGCTGCTATGACAACACTAACAAAAGGTTGGTAGGACGAATTAATAGAGCGAGATAACGTTTTTCTTTTTTGCTTCCATGCAAAATAAATTAAGAATAAGAATCGAAAAATCCCTAATCCAATAGCAATATAAAAAATAGTTGTTAATATATGTTTAAAGTATCCCGCCCCTGAAAAGACAGCTTTATTGTAAAGTAAATATTGCTCACCCTCAGAAGAAACTGGGGGCATAATTTCATCTCGTTCTTTATTCATTAAATCTGAAATTGTTACAAAACTATATCCATGCTTTTTAAGCTCTTTAATAATGATCGGCAACGCCTCTACCGTATGGGTACGATTCCCTCCCGCATCATGGAGAAGAATAATATTTCCCTCTCCCTTATAAACGGGATTAAGAGCACGCTTTACTAATTCATTAGTTGATGGTGTTGCCCAGTCCTCAGGATCCACTTTTTCTGCTACCATTGTATAGTTCATATTTTGTGCCCGTAAAATAGGCACTATTTCATTTGAGGAATCCGGGTTAGCATCCGCTTCGTATGGTGGCCTAAACAAAACTGTAGAATGCCCAGTTATTTCCTGGATCAGACGTTGCGTCGTATTAAGTTCTACTTTTGTTCGTAGTAAAGACGTATCAGCTACGTTAGGATGCTTGAAAGTATGATTGCCAATTTCATGCCCTTCATCGTATATTCTTTTTACAATACTAGGATTTAGTTGTGCGTTTTCACCAAGGACAAAAAAAGCAGCTTTTATTTTATTCTCTTTTAATATATCTAAAATTTCTGGCGTATATTTCGGGTCTGGTCCATCATCAAATGTTAATACTACTTGTTTCCCTTTCGGTTTTCCATATCGTTGCACTTCGTATGCAGATGGTAAAGATTGATATACTTCATCTGTAAGATAACCATCTTTGCCTACTTTAAAATCTCTCAATCCATTTTGCTTTTCATTCTCAATCTGTAAAATTTCACCTTGTCCAGAATAATTCACTTCATCTAAACTAGTGATTTTATGTAATACATCAGGATTTTTTTGTGCCTCAATCGGATTTTTTAAAACTTTCCATATTGTAGGATCTTCTGCTCCTAATCTCCATAACGCAAACCCCTTTGCATTGTTGTCCATTGCGATTTTCACTTGATTATAGAGAGTAACACTGTCTAAGAACCAAGCAGTATGTTCTTTCTCTCCTGTTTTATATCTAAAATAAGGATTTCCACTCATGTTATCCCATTGAATTTTCATATTGGAATCATTCGCCATTGTCATAACTTCTGAAAAAGTTAAAGACTTCGCAGGTTTTTTACTATTTATTTCCCAATCATATCCGTAGTTACCGAAAGCAACTATAAGTTTATTAGACGGAATATTCAGTTCATTCAATGTATGTTGGAACCACTTATTTGAAGCAATTGGTCCTGGTTCCCCCGCTCCATAGTGCTCATCGTACATCATTACAATCATACGATCTATTATTTTTGCTAATGCACCATAATCAAAAGCCTTATCATTAGCTGGAACATCTTGTGTAACGAGCAAATCATGTTTATGAAAGACCGTAGTAAGTTCTTTCATAAAATTTGTTAAGTTTTCTCTATCACTTTCAGGTACGGCCTCAAAGTCAATATTAATACCTGAAAACTGACTCTTTTTAACTTCGCTTACTAAATCATTAATAAATTTCGTCTTCACATCATTCGGCGAATTCAGTAACTTATGGATAAGATCACTATCAGGGCCAGAAGCTTTTTCTGTATAGTTAGTAAGTAACGGCATAATTTTCACATGATTTTTTTTTGCTAGTTTTACAATCTCAGGTTTTATCTCACTTCTAATCGTTAAATCTTCTTTTAAATGATACCATTCTGGTACTAACGTGGTTAATGAATTGATATTTTCTTTTAAAGACGCTGTACTATTTTCATCCCAGTTTACATAAAAACCATACACTTCTTTACGTTGTTTACTATCGTTTGTCGAATTCACCAAATTTTTATTATCCTTCATTTCGGTATTTGGCTTGAATTCTTCCTTCTTTAACTGCTCCTCACTAAGTTTTTGATTAATTGGTACAAGTTTCGTATCTTGTTTTACAGTAGGATTCATGTTTGGAATTTCTGGTGTTGAAAAAATACTTTGAAAGAAAAAATAAAATACAACACCTACACTAACTATTGAGATACATAGAAACCAAATAAAGGCTATGTTTCTCCTTCCTTTCGGATCATAAAAAACAGGTTTTTCTTTATCTTTCTCTTGTTGAATGTTTTTCTCCATTATATTTTTCACATACTCCTTCTTAATAGAACTATAGAATAATAAAGTGAAACTTTAATTAGCCTCACCAATCTAACATTTATAAGCAGCCCAACTCCCATCTAACTTCTTTGCCTTAGCTAAATTTTGAGATGGGAGTTTTACTGCCCACAATAGCGAGATAAATCCTTTTAGCTTTAAATTGAATCTCTCACTTCCATATTCTATTGATTCTTTTTTTCATTGCCTTGTTGGTGGCCCCTATTCTCTTGTTGAGGTCCTCTTCCGTTGTACCCTTGCTCATTCTCATTATTTCCTTGTTGAGGTCCTCTTCCGTTGTACCCTTGCTCATTCCCATTATTTCCTTGTTGAGGTCCTCTTCCATTCCCATTATTCCCTTGTTGAGGTCCTCTTCCGTTGTTTTGCTCATTCCATTATTTCCTTGTTGAGGTCCTCTTCCGTTTTCCTTGCTCATTCCCATTATTCCCTTGTTGAGGTCCTCTTCCGTTGTTTCCTTGCTCATTCCCATTATTTCCTTGTTGAGGTCCTCTTCCGTTGTTTCCTTGCTCATTCCCATTATTTCCTTGTTGAGCTTCTCTACTGTTATTCTCCTGTTGATTCCTTCTATTTTCTTGCTGAGATCCTCTTCCATTGTTTTCTTTTATTTGCTTCGATGGCTGTTCCTCTGTTTTCTTTTGTTCTTTATGCTCTTGCTTCTCATACTTTTTTTCTTGTACGGGAGACAAATCCATTGTTGCATCAGGAGATGACTCCGGTTGCGATTGCACCTCTTCTTCGTTTTCCACCGGATTAGACGGCGTGGCAGGAGGCGTAAGCGATTTGTTCTTCTCATTCTCTTGCTTTATATAGACACCTGTGCCAATTCCAGCTTTTCTAGCATTCTCTCGTACTTGCATTGTGCTACTTTGATATTCAACTGTAATATGTTTTAGCTCATATTCTTTCTTTAATTCTTTCATTGCCTTTTCCAAAAGTGGTTCTAGTGCCTTGTCCTTTGCAACAGCTGTTAGCATAACTTGCTTATCATTCGTTAAATACTTATCCTCTTGACTTTGCTTTATAATAGTACGTATTACTTCTTGCAATTGTTTATTTTCCCATTGCTTCAATTCTTTTAAAATACGCCTTCCATCATCATTACAAGCCTGCAAATCTATAACACGAAAATCCTTTGTTACGCTCACCTCTAAACTTGGATTTATATCAACTGAGACGTAAGCAAATACTTTTTCTTCTGGTTGGTTGTAGAAAAACAGCACTGCAAATAGAAAACAAGCAACAAGTATTGATGCAGGCTTTAAAAAGGAAGGGATTGAAAAATACGATGCTTTTTGTTCTTGCTCATCAAATGAGATTTCTTCCCCGATTATGCAAGAATCCCCTTTTCTTTTACACGTAATAAACTCTCCATTTGGAGTTAAAACAACTACGCTATGCTTTTTTATATCCATCACAATTCCTTTATTCATCATGCTTCCCTCCCTTTATATAATCAAGAATGTATGTATAGTTGTTTGCAAAGATAATACACATTGCAATGATATATTTTCTATGACGCTCCAATGTTTTGCGACTTACCCTAACACGCGGTTCAATATGTTTAAGCGGTAACTTTTTCTTTCGGAACAGCTCTTCCATCATTTCCTCTTCTTTTATAATAATTTTCACAATTTCTATTAAGTGCTCACGTGTATCACGATGCTTAGGAGATTCTTTAGCAAGCTCTGAGAATGTGATTTTAAATTCAGCTAGCACACTTTGAAAATGAAGAATTTCCTCCTTACGGTTACTATTTTCCATCTCTTTCATATACTCCGTAAGCGACACTTGCATTTCTAACATTTCCTCTTGCTCATCTTCTTTTAAAAAGACAAAGTTATGTTTAGACTCCTTACGTATATAGTCAATTACA
This genomic interval from Bacillus thuringiensis contains the following:
- a CDS encoding FAD-dependent oxidoreductase, which translates into the protein MDNYYDVAVVGGGPVGLMAACELAIQGVKVVVLERRLDRVRNSRALTLHPRSLELMAMRGIADRFLARGKKLNTSHFAALDTRLNFKNLNTDFPYTLFIPQSITEEILEERALELGVVIKRGHTLKDLKQYETFVQLEIEQRETIYKIEVPYVIGADGARSKVRELSNIPFNGTNTTTTAILGDVILENIPDTPFLSTSNINGILMMVPITPDVFRFAIVDPKNQTIPVHVAVTEKEFIDSIYSITGEHLQIKSTIWLSRFGNATKLANTYQHKRVFLAGDAAHIHFPAGGQGLNVGLQDAFNIGWKLGLAIKQKKYESLLESYHIERHAVGKQFFKEVQAQEQLMINFSNAGMELRDLFSHLLTYPEINHDLSERVSGLGVMYSSMHDTERHPLIGKRCTNLTISSLNKKSYKLFELMKDGNFILLIHPSYIDKINKMNIDSHIKVVVGEIQDSELKNIDTILIRPDGHIADIEYTKIDNWEYS
- a CDS encoding ArsR/SmtB family transcription factor; this encodes MKEKKEMFQEIAEVLKVLAHPVRLSLVKIMLAKGPTNVTTMYGDLEMPQSTISQHLSKLKAAKMVTGTRKGLEIYYEVTDNRTKSILACLV
- a CDS encoding glycosyltransferase; translation: MEKNIQQEKDKEKPVFYDPKGRRNIAFIWFLCISIVSVGVVFYFFFQSIFSTPEIPNMNPTVKQDTKLVPINQKLSEEQLKKEEFKPNTEMKDNKNLVNSTNDSKQRKEVYGFYVNWDENSTASLKENINSLTTLVPEWYHLKEDLTIRSEIKPEIVKLAKKNHVKIMPLLTNYTEKASGPDSDLIHKLLNSPNDVKTKFINDLVSEVKKSQFSGINIDFEAVPESDRENLTNFMKELTTVFHKHDLLVTQDVPANDKAFDYGALAKIIDRMIVMMYDEHYGAGEPGPIASNKWFQHTLNELNIPSNKLIVAFGNYGYDWEINSKKPAKSLTFSEVMTMANDSNMKIQWDNMSGNPYFRYKTGEKEHTAWFLDSVTLYNQVKIAMDNNAKGFALWRLGAEDPTIWKVLKNPIEAQKNPDVLHKITSLDEVNYSGQGEILQIENEKQNGLRDFKVGKDGYLTDEVYQSLPSAYEVQRYGKPKGKQVVLTFDDGPDPKYTPEILDILKENKIKAAFFVLGENAQLNPSIVKRIYDEGHEIGNHTFKHPNVADTSLLRTKVELNTTQRLIQEITGHSTVLFRPPYEADANPDSSNEIVPILRAQNMNYTMVAEKVDPEDWATPSTNELVKRALNPVYKGEGNIILLHDAGGNRTHTVEALPIIIKELKKHGYSFVTISDLMNKERDEIMPPVSSEGEQYLLYNKAVFSGAGYFKHILTTIFYIAIGLGIFRFLFLIYFAWKQKRKTLSRSINSSYQPFVSVVIAAYNEEKVIAKTIRSILDSKYGEFEVIVVDDGSTDGTSKVMQETFYKHPKVRFIQKENGGKSSAMNLGFQQSRGEIIVTLDADTIIAQDAISLMIRHFENQNVAAVSGNVKVGNRRNLLTTWQHVEYITGFNLERRAFDELNCITVVPGAIGAWRKKNVVESGYLSEDTLAEDTDLTITFLRQGYKIVYEEKAYAFTESPEDVKSLIKQRYRWSYGTLQCLWKHRKAVFHTKHKTLGFIALPNMWLFQYVLQFIAPFADILMIMGLFGSNPLKVLGFYLVFFLLDLFASLFAFKLEKEDPKPLVWLILQRFIYRQFMTYVVIKSIFSSIRGVAVGWNKLKRMGSVKHSTEHKEAS
- the sigI gene encoding RNA polymerase sigma factor SigI; the encoded protein is MLSLVMKILRKPKIEDIVCNIQNNEEDKEAFIVQYQPFIRKSISSVCRRYITEQDDEYSIGLFAFNEAIEQYSYTKGKSFLAFADLLIKRDVIDYIRKESKHNFVFLKEDEQEEMLEMQVSLTEYMKEMENSNRKEEILHFQSVLAEFKITFSELAKESPKHRDTREHLIEIVKIIIKEEEMMEELFRKKKLPLKHIEPRVRVSRKTLERHRKYIIAMCIIFANNYTYILDYIKGGKHDE